The DNA window CTGCGGCCCGCGAGCCAGGCCGCCAGAAACGCCGTCACCGTCCGCATCGACCGCACCGTCGGCGGACCCGAGACGTTCCAGCTGAAGGTCACCACCGACGGCGTCACGATCGTCGGCGCCGACCTGGACGGCGTATGGCACGCCACCCAGGTCCTCAAGCAGCTGCTGCCCGACGACGCCTGGCGCGCGGTCGGCCGCCGCGGCACCGCCTGGCGCGTCCCGGCCGGCGAGGTCGCCGACTCGCCGGCGCTGTGGTGGCGCGGCGGCATGCTCGACGTCAGCCGCCACTTCTTCCCGAAGCGGACGCTCCTGCGGTACGTCGACCTGCTCGCCATGCACCGCATGAACCACCTGCACCTGCATCTCACCGACGACCAGGGCTGGCGGATCGAGAGCCGGCTGCACCCCGAGGTCCACGAGCAGGGCAGCCACCGCCCGTACACCCAGGCCGGCCGCGACCGCTCCGCCGGACGGAACGACGGCACGCCACACGGCGGCTTCTACACCCTCGACGACCTGTCCGAGGTCACGACGTACGCTGCCGAGCGCGGCGTCACGATCGTGCCGGAGATCGACCTGCCCGGACACTCCTCCGCGCTGCTCGCGTCCCATCCGGAGTTCGGCATCGGCGACCACCAGGTGCTGACCGGCTGGGGCATCTCCTCCGGCGTACTGAAGCCGACGCCGCCAACCTTCGAGTTCGTCGCCGAGCTGGTGGGCGAGCTCGTCGAGGCGATCCCCACCGGGTACGTGCATCTGGGCGGGGACGAGTGCGTGATGAAGGACTGGGCGACCGACCCCGAGGTGACCGCGTACCTCGCCGAGGTCGGCCTCAGCCAACACGAGGAGCTGCACGGCCACTTCCTCCGAGCGCTGGGCGGCCGGCTGACCGAGCTCGGCACCCGGATGGTCGTCTGGGACGAGGCGTTCGTCACCGGCGGGCTGCTCGAGGACTCGATCGTGATGGCCTGGCGCGGCGACGGCGTCGCGCGGCGGGCCGCGGCGGCCGGGTACGACGTGGTGCGGGCGCCGGTGTTCCCGACGTACCTCAACTACGACCAGTCCGACAGCCCGGACGAGCCGCTGTCGCAGGGCGGGCCGATCCTGCTGTCGGAGGTGGCGGAGTGGGAGCCGCTGCCGTCGGAGTGGTCAGAGGCCGAACGGGCTCACGTTCTCGGTGGCCAGTTCCAGGCGTGGTCGGAGTACATCCCGAACGAGCGGCACCTCGACTACCTGATGTTCCCGCGGGCATCCGTGCTCGCCGACGTCGTGTGGCGCGGTGGACCGGCGGTCGACCTGCGCCTCGACGCACACCTGGGCCGGCTCGCAGCGGCGGGCGTGGAGTTCCGGCCGTTCGAGGGCAGCCACCCCTGGCAGCGCGGCGGAACGGGCGACCGGCGGCGGCAGACCGGTTCGACGATGGACGCCGAACGTGCCCACCACGAAGAGATCTCGGTCGTCGCCGACGTCGTGACGACGACGGGCGCGCATTAGTCGCAAACCCACCGGACCGGCCTCGTCGGCCCTTGGACTCGTTCAGTGGCCTGAGCTGCCCGAGGGCCGTCGCGGCCGGTCCGGTACTTCGTACTCCCACAACCCGGGAGGCGGGATGTTGTCCTCGCCGTCCTCGGCGGACGGCCGGCGGCGACCTAGGCTTGATCGGTACGCCGCCCGCCTGAAGGAGCCTCCCGTGCCTGGATCCCGCATCGTCGCCCTCGGCCACTATCAGCCCGCTCGCGTGCTCACCAACGAAGAGCTCGCGCAGATGGTCGAGACTTCCGACGAGTGGATCCAGAGTCGCGTCGGGATCAAGACGCGGCGCATCGCCGACGACGAGACGGTCGCGGACATGGCCGCCGCGGCGGCCGGCAAAGCGCTGGCGAACAGCGAGCTCTCCCCGTCCGACATCGACCTGGTCGTGGTCGCGACGTTGACCGCCGAGGACCGCTGCCCGAACGTCGCGGCGCGCGTCGCCGAGACGCTGGGCATCAAGGCGGTCGCGGCGTACGACCTCAACACCGCCTGCTCAGGCTTCGTGTACGCGCTCGCGACCGTCGACCACGCGATCCAGGCCGGCGTGGCGCGGAACGCGTTGGTGATCGGCGCCGAGCGGCTGTCCAAGTTCGTCGACTGGACCGACCGTTCGACCTGCGTCCTGCTCGGCGACGGCGCGGGCGCGGCGGTCGTGTCGGCGTCGGACGAGCCGGCGATCAGCCCCGTGCTGTGGGGATCGGTACCCGAGATGGGACACACGATCACGATCGACGGCGAGCCGCAGGTCTTCAAGCAGGAAGGCCAGGCGGTGTTCCGCTGGGCCACCACCGAGCTGCCGAAGCTGGCGCGCGCGGCGTGCGAGAAGGCGGGCATCTCGCCGTCGGAGCTGGCGGCTTTCGTTCCACACCAGGCCAACCTGCGGATCATCGAGCCGCTGGCGAAGAAGCTCGGCGCGGAGAACGCGATCGTCGCGCGAGACGTCGTGGACTCCGGCAACACCTCGGCGGCGAGCGTGCCGCTCGCGCTCGCGAAGCTGGTCGAACGCCGCGAGGTGCCGTCCGGAGCCCCCGTCCTGCTGCTCGGCTTCGGTGGCGGCGTGACCTACGCCGGCCTCGTCATCCGTTGTCCGTGACCGGCTGATACTCGTCGAGCTTGGCCGCGTGCGCGGCCTGCTCGGTGGCGCGGAGCCAGTGCGGGTACGTCACGTAGACGACCTCGGTCGCCTCGTGCTCGGCGTGATAGGTCAGCTCGGTCCCGGCATAGAGGTAGATGATCTCGCCCGGGCCGGCCGTGTAGTCGCCGTCCTTGGTGTGCACCGTGAAGCGGCCCTTGGTGACGATCAGCGCCTCGTCGTACGCCACGATCCACTCGTTGGACTCGCCCGCGCCGTGGTGGACGAAGCCGACGCTCATCTTGGCGTCCGACGTGTGGTCGAGCGCGTCGGCGAGCCGGAGGTCCTGGTCGCCGCGCCGGAACCAGGTCAGAGCCTTGTCGCTGCTGGTGAAGTGCTCCACTCGTGTCATGACCATCACCCTCTCGTAACTGGAGTAGTTTCCACTTATGCCTGAACGCGAGGGTAACCGGAAACCATTCCAGTTGACTGGGTCGGGTTCGCCCGAGCGGGCGGACGCCGCCCGGAACCGGGCGAAGATCCTGGCCGCGGCCGCGTCGGTCTACGCCGAGCGCGGCGTGGACGGGCTCGCGTTGGACCAGGTCGCGGCGGTCGCCGGGGTCGGTGTCGGAACGGTGTACCGGCGCTTCGCCGACCGAGGGCAGCTCGCCCAGGGACTGATGGACGCGCACGAGCAGGCGTTCCAGGCCTCGTTCATGACTGGTCCGCCGCCGCTTGGTCCCGGCGCTCCGGCAGGGGACCGGCTGCGAGCGTTCCTGCACGCGTTCGTCGACCGGCTGTCGACCCAGGCCGACCTGCTTGTGGTGGCGGAGACGGCCACGCCGACCGCCCGCTACGAGAGTGGGGCGTACCGCCTGCACCACGTCCACGTCGTCGCGCTGCTCGACGAGCTGCGCCCGGGCGCCGACACCCACTACCTCGCCGACGCGCTGCTGGCGCAGGTCGCGGCCGCCCAGTTCGTCCGCCAGCACCGCGACGAGGGCCTGTCCGTCGAGCGCATCAAGTCCGGCCTCGACGACCTCCTCACCGCCCTCACCCGAGTCCCGTGATCATGTGCGTGATCATGAAGGCGAACTGGTCGTATACGCCGGGTTTGCCTTCATGATCACGTACATGATCACCGGCTGGGGCGGGGTCAGAGGTTGGTCATCGCCTCGAGGTGGTCGGGGTAGCGGCCGCCCTGGACGTCCACCGCAGCGGCGACGCGGTCGATCTCGGCGAGGTCGTCGGCGGTGAGCTCGACGGCCGCGGCGCCGAGGTTCTCGTCGAGCCGTTCGAGCCGGCGGGTGCCGGGGATGGGAACGATCCACGGCTTCTGCGCGAGCACCCAAGCCAAGGCGAGCTGAGCGTTCGTGACGCCCAGCCGGGCGGCGATCGTGCCGAGGAGGTCGAGCAGGGCCTGGTTGGCCTTGCGTGCCTCCGGGGTGAAGCGCGGGATCCTCGTACGGATGTCGCCGTCGCTGAACGGTGTCGCATCACTCACCGTTCCGGTCAGGAAACCCTTGCCCAGCGGGCTGAACGGGACGAAGCCGATGCCCAGCTCCTCCAGCGTCGCGAGCACGTCGACCTCGGGGCGGCGCCACCAGATCGAGTACTCGCTCTGCACCGCGGTCACCGGCTGCACGGCGTGCGCGCGGCGGATCGTGGCGGCCGCCGCCTCGGACATGCCGAAGTGCCGGACCTTGCCTTGCTCGATGAGCCGCTTGACCGTACCCGCGACCTCCTCGATCGGAACGTCGGGGTCGACGCGGTGTTGATAGAGCAGGTCGATGGTGTCGACGCCGAGCCGGCGCAGCGAGCCCTCGACGGCCTGCTCGATGTGCTCGGGCCTGCTGTTGACCCCGTCCTGCTTACCGTCGGCGTACTGGAAGCCGAACTTGGTGGCGATCACGACCTCGTCGCGGACCGGGGCGAGCGCCTCGCCGACGAGCTCCTCGTTGCGGAACGGGCCGTACGCCTCGGCGGTGTCGAAGAACGTGACGCCGCGGTCGACGGCGGTCCGGAGGAACGAGATCATCTGCTGCCGGTCGCCCGGGTTCGGGCCGTAGCTCTGGCTGATGCCCATGCAGCCGAGGCCGATCGCGGAGACCTCGAGGCCGGAGCCGAGTGTGCGTGTGTCCATGCCCCCGATGGAAGCCGCCCGAGCCCAGAGCGGGCAAGGTCACGTCGTTCCAGGTCCTGACAGAACCCCCTTCGCGGCCCACGGCCGTCGTAGCGTGGAACCCATGGACAACAGGGCCGAGGTGCGGGAGTTCCTCTCGACCCGTCGCGCCCGGCTGACCCCGGAGCTCGCGGGCGTGCCGGTGTACGGCGCCGGCAAGCGCCGCGTCCCCGGGCTGCGCCGCGAGGAGGTCGCGCTGCTGGCGGGCGTGAGCGTCGACTACTACGCGCGGTTGGAGAAGGGCAACCTCGGCGGCGTCTCGGAGTCCGTTCTCGACGCGATCGCGCGGGCGCTGCAGCTCAACGAGGCGGAGCGCGAGCACCTGTACGACCTCGCCCGCGCCGCGCAGGCGCCGGCCAGCCGACCACGGCGGCGGGCCGCGCAGGTACGGCCGAGCATCCTGCGGATCCTCGACGCGCTGACCACCGCGGTGGCGGTCGTCCGCTCGCGGCGGCTCGACGTCCTCGCCGCGAACCGGCTCGGCCGCGCGATGTACTCGTCGATGTTCGACAACCCGGCGAACGGCGCCAACCTCGCCCGCTTCACGTTCCTCGACCCGCGCGCCACGGACTTCTTCCCGGACTGGGACCTGTCCGCGAACAACACGGTCGCGCTGCTGCGGACCGAGGCCGGGCGCGATCCGCACGACCGCGCGCTGACCGACCTGGTCCGCGAGCTCGTGACCAGGAGCGACGTGTTCCGCACGTTGTGGGCCGCGCACAACGTGCGGCTGCACCGGACCGGCATCAAGCAGTTCCACCACCCGGTCGTCGGCGACCTCGAGCTGTCCTTCGAAGCGCTCGCGCTGCCGGCCGATCCCGGGCTCACGCTGACGATCTACACGGCCGCCGCCGGCTCCCCGACCGAGGACGCCCTCAGCCTGCTCGGCAGCTGGTCCACGACCATCGACGAACCCGCGCAGCAGAGCCGCACCTGATCTCCGGCGGACGCGCCCTCGGTCGGGGGCACCCCTGTCCCATCGGCCGGCCCCTCCGCCAAGCGCCGCCAACGCCCGTGATCATGTACGTGATCATGAAGCCGAACTGGTCATATACGCCGGGTTTGCCTTCATGATCACGTACATGATCACGGGGCAGGTCACGGGGAGGTTGGGGTGAGGGGCACCCTGGTCCCCTAGGTTCGGACGTGGGTGCCCCCGACCCAGCCAGCACCGCCCAGCTCGGGATGATCACGCAGGGCTATCGGTGACGCTGCGTACCATTTCGTTCACTTTCGTATCGGTGCGTAACCTTCTGCCCCGGGCTGTCGTTCATTCCACCGAGGCCTTGCACCACCACAACTTCCCCACCACCGCCTAATCGGGTTGGCCCCACCCGAACGGGTTGGCACGTGAGGAGTGTCATGCGCGCCCCGCGCACCCGCTGTACCGATGTGCTTCGTCGTGCGCCGATCCTCGCGCTCGCGACCGCGGCGCTGGTCGTCTCCGTACACCAGCCCGCCCAGGCCGACGGAGCCAGCACCAACCGGCCAGGGACGCTGCTGAATTCCAGCGGCGTCCCGGCCGCAGACTCCCTCAGCACCGACCACCGCGAGGGCCGGATCGGCCCGACCGACGCCCAGCGCGCGCGGGTCACCGAGCTGGGCGCGACGGCCCGGTGGACCAAGTTCGGTACGGTCGCGACCCTCTCGCCAACGACGCCTGACAAGCCCCTCGCGCAGGGCCGCGAAGGGGACCCGGCAGCCGTCGCCCGCGGCTTCGTCGACGCCAACCGCGTCCTGTTCCGGCAGAACGCGCAGAGCGTCGACCAGCTCGAGGTCGTCACCAACGCCCCGCTCCCCGGCACCACGACCCCGGCCAGCGTCGTGGTGCTGAGAGAACGTTTCGGCGGCATCCCCGCCGGCGCGGGCGGTCTGATCACGATCGCCGTCGCCGGCAACCGGGTCGAGTACGCCAGCTCCTCCGCGTACGGCGCCGCGTCCACCCCCGCGAAGCCCACGCTGACCGCGATCACCGCCTGGCGCGCGGCCGCGAGGAGCCTCGGCCGGCAGCTCCCCGGCAACGCCGTGCGTCCGCTGCAGACGCCGACGGACCCGAGGCAGTGGGCCACGTTCACCGTCGCCGGTCTCGCGCAGGTCCAGCAGGTCCGGCTCACCGCGGTCGGCGTGCCCGGGCAGGGCGTGCGGCCGGCGTACGAGACGAACGTCGTCGACGTCCAGAACGGCACCGCGCTCGCCGCGACCTCGTTCGTGGACGCGGTCACCGGCGCCATCCTGGTCCGCGCCAACCGGGTCGACGCCCTGACCGGCAAGGTGCAGAAGGCACCGCCCAGCGGCTTCGACGCCCTGACCGGCAAGGTGCAGAAGGCACCGCCCAGCGGCTGCGACGCCACGCTGACCGGCTGCGGCGTGCGGCTGAGCTCCGGACCCGTCAACGCGATCTCGAGCATGCTCGCCGGCGGTCCGCAGGGCGACAACGGCCTGGGCGGTCTCGGCGGCAGCCAGGGCGAGAACGCGATCACGACCGAGGCCTGGAGCAGCCCACTGAGCGCGGCCGGCGCGAGCTCGCCGCCCTACGGGAGCCCCGCGCCGAGCCGGGAGTTCGCTGACGTCTGGCGTACCTCCGGCTGCGACGTCGCCAACCTCACGCCGGGTGGCAACGACATCGACGCCGCGGTCAAAGAGGTCTTCACCCGCCACAACGCGCTGCACGACTGGACGTACGACCTGGGCTTCACCGAGCGCACCGCCAACCTGCAGCGCGCGAGCGCGACGTCCGGCGACCCGGAGGTCGGGTACGTGCAGTCCGGCGCGCTGACCGGCGGCTACCCGACGTACCTCGGCCGGAACAACGCCAACCAGGCCACGCTGCAGGACGGCATCCCCGGCATTACGAACCTCTATCTGTTCCAGCCGGTCGCCGCGCAGTGGTACGGCCCGTGCGTGGACGGCGCGTTCGACCCGACCGTCGTCGCGCACGAGTACGCGCACGCCGTGACCGAACGGCTGGCCGCCGGCCCCGACCTCGGGCTGTCCGCGCCGAACGCGCAGGGGCTCGGCGAGTCCTGGTCGGACCTGATCGCCGCCGAGTATCTGCTCGCGCACGGCGAGACCGGCCGCGGCGAGGCCCGCGCGACCGCGATCGGCGGGTACGTCGCGGGCAACCCCAAGCGCGGGATCCGCAACTACCCCGTCGGGTCCAGCCCGCTGAACTTCGGCAACCTCGGCTACGACCTCGCCGGCCCCGACGCGGCCGCCGACGGCGAGATCTGGTCCGCCGCGAACTGGGACGTCCGCGCCGCCCTGATCGCCAAGTACGACAAGGCGTTCCCCGTCGCCAACGCCGAACTGCAGCAGGCGTGCGCCGCCGGCGAGCGCCCCACCGCCCAGTGCCCGGGCAACCGGCGCTGGCTGCAGCTGGTTTTCGACTCGTTGCTGCTCCTGCAGCCCGACTCCGGCATGCCGACGGCGCGGGACGCGCTGCTCGCCGCCGACCGGCTGCGCTTCGGCGGCGCCAACCAGGCCGAGATCTGGCAGGCGTTCGCGCACCGCGGGCTGGGTATCGCGGCCACGCTGACGCCGCTCGGCGCCGCGCGTCCGGACTTCACCACGCCGTTCGGCGCCGAGGGCACGCTGCTCGTCAAGGCGGTCGAGGCCTCCTCGGGCCGTCCGCTGGCCGCCGCGATCCGCATCGGCCGCTACCAGGCCGGTACGTCGCCGGTGACGACCACCGACGCGCGGGCGGGCGTTCCACGCCATCTGCACTTCGTGCCGGGGACGTACGACCTCACCTGGTCGGCGCAGGGATACGGCATGGGCCGCGCGCGGGTCACGATCGTCGCCGGCCGGACGTCGTGGCTGACGCTGCACCTGTCCCGCAACGTCGCCTCCGCGACGAACGGCGCTCGCGCCGCCGCCGAGGAGCCGAGCGCGGCTGGGCTGATCGACGACTCCGAGGCGTCGGCCTGGTCGGTGACCGGCCGGACGCCGGACGCGATCGGTGCGGCAGCGACCATCGACCTGGCCGGGTCCGCGCCGCAGGCCGTGCGGTCGGTACGGGTGAGCGCGCTCCCCCGTTCGATCGCCGGAACGCCCAGCGCTGACGGCGGCATGCGCTTCGCCAGCCTGCGCAGCTTCGCGCTCGAGGCGTGCAGCGTGGCGTGCGGTACCGACGCCGGTTGGCGGCGCTTCTACACCTCGCCGGCCGACGCGTTCCCGGCCGGGCGGCCGCGACCAGTGACGCCGGACCTGGTGTTCCGCGAGTTCGACGTCCCGGACGTGTCGGCGACCCAGCTGCGTCTGGTCGTGCTCTCGACCCAGTGCACCGGGGCGCCGGCGTACGTCTCCGAACAAGACACCGACCCGCTGTCGACCTCGGACTGCCGGGCCTCGGCGACGGTGCAGGACGCGACCGTCGCCGAGCTCATGGCGTACGGCACCGACCCGGCATCGCGCCGGCCCAGCACCGCGTTCGACGTCTGGGAGTGATCATGAAGGGAAATTGGTCGTATACGACGGGTACGCCTTCATGATCACGTACATGATCACGGGGCTCAGGCGGGCGGGAGCGGCGTCCAGGACGGGTCGGCGTTGACGGTCCGGGTGCGCTTCAGCTCGAAGAAGCCCTCGGTGTTGGCGACCAGCAGGACGCCGTCCCAGAGCTTGCCCGCCGCCTCGCCCCGCGGGACGGGCGTCACGACCGGGCCGAAGAACGCCGAGCCGTTGACGCTGATCACCGGCGTACCCACGTCGGTGCCGACCTGGTCCATGCCCTCGTCGTGGCTCTTCCGCAGCGCCTCGTCCCACTCGTCCGTCTCGACGGCGGCGGCGAGGGACCGGTCGAAGCCGGCGGCCTCGAGCGCGTCCTCGTACGTCGCCTGCTCGCGCGGCTTCTTGTCCAGGTGGAACGCCGTTCCGAACGCCGTGTAGAGCCTCAGCAGCGCGTCCGAGCGGTCCTCGCCTGCCTTCTCCGCCTCGGCGGCCGCGGCCATGATCGCCCGCACCGCGCCATGCTGCCTACCGTCGTTGAGGTAGGCGAGGCTCATCACGTGCCAGCGCGGCGTCACGGGCCGGACCCGTTCGACCTCCAGCATCCATCGGGACGTGATCCACGCCCATGGGCAACCCGGGTCGAACCAGAAATCGGCTACCTGACGGTCGTCCGACATTGTCGCTCCTCCATACGTACGTGCCCTCACGTCTGACCCCTACCTCCAGCGCAACTCGGCGAACCCTTCCGGGCATTCCTCCGGCGTCCGGAACTGACCGTGCGAGGATGGACTAATGCCAGGAAGCAACCTCACCCGCGCCGAGGCTGCGGAGCGAGCCCGTCTGATCTCCGTCGACGGATACGACGTCGAGCTCGACCTCACCAGCGCCCCTGACAAGTCGTACGCGACGTACCCGTCCACCACGGTCGTCCGCTTCCGCTGCACCGAGCCGGGCGGGGGGACGTTCGCCGATCTCGTCGCGCCGAACGTCCGCGAGCTCACGCTCAACGGGCGGCAGCTGGACCCGGCGCAGGCCTACGACGGAACGCGCATCCAGCTCTCCGGGCTGGAGGAGACGAACGAGCTCCGGGTCGTCGCCGACGCCGCGTACATGACGACCGGCGAGGGCATCCACCGCTTCGTCGACCCGGTCGACGGTTTGACCTACCTGTACTCGCAGTTCGAGGTCCCCGATGCCCGCCGCGTCTACACGACGTTCGAGCAGCCCGACCTCAAGGGCACGTTCCAGCTCACCGTGACCGCGCCGGAGGACTGGCAGATCGTCTCGAACTCCGCCACGCCCGCGCCGACTTCGCTCGGCGACGGCGTCGCGCGCTGGGAGTTCGAGCCGACGGTGCGCGTCTCGACGTACATCACCGCGCTCGTCGCCGGCCCGTACCACGGCGTCCACGGCACGGTGCAGGCCCGCAACGGCGAGATCCCACTCGGCGTCTACTGCCGGCAGTCGATCGCCGCGCACCTCGACGCGGACGAGATCCTCGACGTCACGCGGCGCGGTTTCGCCTTCTACGAGGAGCTTTTCGACTACCCGTACCCGTTCGCGAAGTACGACCAGCTGTTCGTGCCCGAGTACAACATGGGCGCGATGGAGAACGCCGGCTGCGTGACGATCCGCGACGAGTACGTGTTCCGCAGCCGGATGACCGACGCGGCGTACGAGGTGCGCGCGACGACGATCCTGCACGAGCTCGCGCACATGTGGTTCGGCGATCTGGTCACGATGCGTTGGTGGGACGACCTGTGGCTGAACGAGTCGTTCGCCACGTACGCGAGCACGCTCTGCCAGGCCGAGGCGACGCGGTGGACGAACTCGTGGACGACGTTCGCGAACACCGACAAGGTGTGGGCGTACCGGCAGGACCAGCTGCCGACCACGCACCCGATCTCGGCGGACATCGGCGACCTCGAGGACGTCGAGACGAACTTCGACGGCATCACGTACGCCAAGGGCGCGAGTGTGCTCAAGCAGCTCGTCGCATGGGTCGGTCGCGAGGAGTTCTTCGCGGGACTGCGGCACTACTTCAAGACCTACGAGTGGGGGAACGCCTCGCTCGCGGACCTGCGCGAGTGCCTGGAGGCGACGAGCGGGCGCGACCTCGACGCGTGGAGCCGGGAGTGGCTCGAGACGGCGGGCGTGAGCACGATGTCGGCCGAGTTCGAGGTCGGCTCCGACGGGCGGTTCACCTCGTTCTTCGTCCGGCAGACCGCGGTCCCCGAGTACCCGACGCTTCGCTCGCACCGGTTGGCGATCGGGCTCTACTCGCTGACCTCCGACGGGCTGGTGCGGCAGTCGCGGGTCGAACGGGACGTGGTCGGCGAGCGCACCGCTGTGCCTGAGCTGATCGGTGCCGCGCAGCCGGATCTGCTGCTGCTGAACGACGACGACCTCGCGTTCACGAAGATCCGTCTGGACGCGCGTTCGCTCGACACCTTGGTGTCGCACATCGGGTCGCTGGACAACTCCCTCGCGCGGTCCCTGTGCTGGATGTCGGCGTGGGACGCCTGTCGCGACGCCGAGCTGGCGGGTCGCGACTACGTCCAGCTGGTGCTGAACGGTGTCGCCGCGGAGCCCGACATCAACACCGTGCAGATGCTGGTGCGGACGGCGAACTTCGCGTCGAAGCTCTACAGCGCTCCGGCGCGTCGGGACGAGGCTTTGGCCTTGTGGGCTTCGGGATTGCGGAGTCTGGCGGAGTCTGCTGAGCCTGGTTCGGACAAGCAGCTGACGTTCGTGCGGATGTTCGCGGCGTCGGCTCAGTCGTCCGAGGACGCCGCGTTCTTGGCCGGTCTGCTGGACGGATCGGTGACGTTGCCGGAACTCGCGGTCGACGCCGAGGTGCGGTGGCTGCTGGTGCAGGAGCTGGCGCGGCTCGGTGCGATCGGCACGGTCGAGATCGACGCCGAGCTGTCGCGGGACGGGACGATCCGCGGCCAGGAAGAGGCGGCCGCGGCTCGGGCCGCTCGTCCTTCCGGTGACGCGAAGGAGCAAGCCTGGGTTGACGCCGTCGAGCGCGACGACGTCCCGAACCAGACGCAGGCCAAGACGATCCGCGGGTTCTGGCAGTTCGGGCAGGAGTCGTTGCTGGCTCCGTACGTGGACCGCTACCTCGAGGCAGCGACCTGGGTGTGGGAGCGGAAGACGACGGAGATGGCGACGAACTTCCTCGTGGGCTTGTTCCCGCGGGCGTTGCCGACGCCGGAGGCCGCCGCGAAGGTGCGCACGTGGCTGGAGACGCACCAGCCCTCGGGCGCGGTGCGGCGACTGGTGTCGGAGGGTCTGGCGGACCTGGAACGTACGTTGAAGGCGCAGGAGCGCGACGCTCAGAGCTGAACGAGTGCGGCCGTGACGTGAGCGCTCACGGTGTGGTCGAGGTCCTCGGGCCAGGGAATGCCCTGCGCTTCGAGGGCCTCGCGGCCCGCCGTACGAAACGCCTCGGCGGTGGCGAGCATCGCCGGCACGAGAGACTCCCGGGTCGCGTCGAGCGGCGGGAGTGACTCCATCAGCGCTCGCTGGGCGGGTGTGAGCTTCGAGCTCCACTGCTTCACGCCGGTCGCGGGCAGGGGTTGGTTGGCGTTGACGAACAGCTCGTGCAGCATCTGCCGCGTGCCCTGGACGCCAACGACGCCGAGGAGATAGTCCTTCCGGACGAGGTTGACCGGGACGAAGATCGCCAGCAGCCGGAAGAACTCCTCGACGATCCACTCCATGCGCTCGCGGTCGGGCAGCTTGGGCGGCTCTGGGTCGGGGAGGTCCTCGTGCAGGCCGTCGCGGTCGAGGACGACGAGCCTGGTGCGGAACGGGGTCGTCGTTCTCGCGGTGGTCACCGTCTCGACGACGACGTCGAGGCGTTCGCAGTCCCTGGTCAGGGAGTAGAAGCTGCCGGGCGCGAACGTGAGCGGTCTGGCGATCAGCGTCGGGGTGATGGTCGCGAGCCACTCGCGCCAGTTCTCGGCGAACCCGTCGCGGTCGTCGTCGGCCACCGCGAGCAGGACGTCGAGATCGGAGCCGGCGTCGGCGTCTCCTCTGGCGAGCGAGCCGGAGAGCCAGAGCGCGCGGATCCGTTCGTCGTGCTCCACCACGGTGAGCAGCCGGTCGAACAGGGTGCGGTAGCCCTCGGGCAGCGGGGCGAGGGCTCGTTCGACCGCTTCCGGGCGCACTACGGCGTGTCGGTGTGGACCGTCGTCGGGCGGCGGGCGTGCTCGGCGAGCTGCAGAACGCCGGACGTCGTACCGCCGACCAGGTCGCCGACGGCGAACGCGGACTGCATGGTCAGCGCGACCAGGGCGCAGTCGTCGTCGCTCAGCACGCGGCGTGCCTCGGTGCCGGTGACGATCTCCAGGCGGTTCGCGCCGGGGTCGATGAACACGAGCACCGCGCGGTCGCTGTCAGGCAGCCCGGCGTGCAGGGTCTCGGCGTACGGGCGAGTCTCCTCGTCCGCGCCGCTGATGTGCACGGTGAACGGGTAGCCGCAGAGCTCGGTCGCGGTGCGTACGGCATGCGCGATGTCGCCG is part of the Tenggerimyces flavus genome and encodes:
- a CDS encoding M36 family metallopeptidase: MRAPRTRCTDVLRRAPILALATAALVVSVHQPAQADGASTNRPGTLLNSSGVPAADSLSTDHREGRIGPTDAQRARVTELGATARWTKFGTVATLSPTTPDKPLAQGREGDPAAVARGFVDANRVLFRQNAQSVDQLEVVTNAPLPGTTTPASVVVLRERFGGIPAGAGGLITIAVAGNRVEYASSSAYGAASTPAKPTLTAITAWRAAARSLGRQLPGNAVRPLQTPTDPRQWATFTVAGLAQVQQVRLTAVGVPGQGVRPAYETNVVDVQNGTALAATSFVDAVTGAILVRANRVDALTGKVQKAPPSGFDALTGKVQKAPPSGCDATLTGCGVRLSSGPVNAISSMLAGGPQGDNGLGGLGGSQGENAITTEAWSSPLSAAGASSPPYGSPAPSREFADVWRTSGCDVANLTPGGNDIDAAVKEVFTRHNALHDWTYDLGFTERTANLQRASATSGDPEVGYVQSGALTGGYPTYLGRNNANQATLQDGIPGITNLYLFQPVAAQWYGPCVDGAFDPTVVAHEYAHAVTERLAAGPDLGLSAPNAQGLGESWSDLIAAEYLLAHGETGRGEARATAIGGYVAGNPKRGIRNYPVGSSPLNFGNLGYDLAGPDAAADGEIWSAANWDVRAALIAKYDKAFPVANAELQQACAAGERPTAQCPGNRRWLQLVFDSLLLLQPDSGMPTARDALLAADRLRFGGANQAEIWQAFAHRGLGIAATLTPLGAARPDFTTPFGAEGTLLVKAVEASSGRPLAAAIRIGRYQAGTSPVTTTDARAGVPRHLHFVPGTYDLTWSAQGYGMGRARVTIVAGRTSWLTLHLSRNVASATNGARAAAEEPSAAGLIDDSEASAWSVTGRTPDAIGAAATIDLAGSAPQAVRSVRVSALPRSIAGTPSADGGMRFASLRSFALEACSVACGTDAGWRRFYTSPADAFPAGRPRPVTPDLVFREFDVPDVSATQLRLVVLSTQCTGAPAYVSEQDTDPLSTSDCRASATVQDATVAELMAYGTDPASRRPSTAFDVWE
- a CDS encoding mycothiol-dependent nitroreductase Rv2466c family protein; protein product: MSDDRQVADFWFDPGCPWAWITSRWMLEVERVRPVTPRWHVMSLAYLNDGRQHGAVRAIMAAAAEAEKAGEDRSDALLRLYTAFGTAFHLDKKPREQATYEDALEAAGFDRSLAAAVETDEWDEALRKSHDEGMDQVGTDVGTPVISVNGSAFFGPVVTPVPRGEAAGKLWDGVLLVANTEGFFELKRTRTVNADPSWTPLPPA
- the pepN gene encoding aminopeptidase N, with the protein product MPGSNLTRAEAAERARLISVDGYDVELDLTSAPDKSYATYPSTTVVRFRCTEPGGGTFADLVAPNVRELTLNGRQLDPAQAYDGTRIQLSGLEETNELRVVADAAYMTTGEGIHRFVDPVDGLTYLYSQFEVPDARRVYTTFEQPDLKGTFQLTVTAPEDWQIVSNSATPAPTSLGDGVARWEFEPTVRVSTYITALVAGPYHGVHGTVQARNGEIPLGVYCRQSIAAHLDADEILDVTRRGFAFYEELFDYPYPFAKYDQLFVPEYNMGAMENAGCVTIRDEYVFRSRMTDAAYEVRATTILHELAHMWFGDLVTMRWWDDLWLNESFATYASTLCQAEATRWTNSWTTFANTDKVWAYRQDQLPTTHPISADIGDLEDVETNFDGITYAKGASVLKQLVAWVGREEFFAGLRHYFKTYEWGNASLADLRECLEATSGRDLDAWSREWLETAGVSTMSAEFEVGSDGRFTSFFVRQTAVPEYPTLRSHRLAIGLYSLTSDGLVRQSRVERDVVGERTAVPELIGAAQPDLLLLNDDDLAFTKIRLDARSLDTLVSHIGSLDNSLARSLCWMSAWDACRDAELAGRDYVQLVLNGVAAEPDINTVQMLVRTANFASKLYSAPARRDEALALWASGLRSLAESAEPGSDKQLTFVRMFAASAQSSEDAAFLAGLLDGSVTLPELAVDAEVRWLLVQELARLGAIGTVEIDAELSRDGTIRGQEEAAAARAARPSGDAKEQAWVDAVERDDVPNQTQAKTIRGFWQFGQESLLAPYVDRYLEAATWVWERKTTEMATNFLVGLFPRALPTPEAAAKVRTWLETHQPSGAVRRLVSEGLADLERTLKAQERDAQS